The following are from one region of the Myotis daubentonii chromosome 2, mMyoDau2.1, whole genome shotgun sequence genome:
- the NFE2 gene encoding transcription factor NF-E2 45 kDa subunit has translation MPPCPPQQSRNRVTQLPTPELGEMELTWQEIMSITELQGLNAPSEPSFEPPAPAPYPGPPPLPTYCPCSIHPDAGFPLPPPPYELPVSSTHVPDPPYSYGNMAIPVSKPLTLSGLLSEPLPDPLALLDIGLPAEPPKPQEDPESDSGLSLNYSDAESLELEGTEAGRRRSEYVEMYPVEYPYSLMPNALAHPNYALPPAETPLALEPSSGPVRAKPTARGEAGSRDERRALAMKIPFPTDKIVNLPVDDFNELLARYPLTESQLALVRDIRRRGKNKVAAQNCRKRKLETIVQLERELERLGSERERLLRARGEADRTLEVMRQQLAELYRDIFQHLRDEAGNNYSPEEYALQQAADGAIFLVPRGSKMEASD, from the exons ATGCCCCCGTGCCCTCCCCAGCAGAGCAGGAACAGGGTGACACAGCTGCCCACTCCGGAGCTGGGTGAGATGGAACTGACTTGGCAAGAGATCATGTCCATCACTGAGCTTCAG GGCCTAAATGCTCCAAGTGAGCCGTCGTTTgagcctccagccccagccccatacCCTGGGCCCCCACCACTCCCAACTTACTGTCCTTGCTCAATCCACCCAGATGCTGGCTTCCCCCTTCCTCCACCACCTTATGAGCTCCCAGTATCCTCAACTCATGTCCCAGACCCCCCATATTCTTATGGCAACATGGCCATCCCAGTCTCCAAGCCACTGACTCTCTCAGGCCTGCTCAGTGAACCCCTCCCAGACCCCTTAGCCCTCCTGGATATTGGGCTGCCAGCGGAGCCACCCAAGCCTCAAGAAGACCCAGAATCCGACTCAGGATTATCCCTTAACTATAGTGATGCTGAATCTCTTGAgctggaggggacagaggctggtcGGCGGCGTAGCGAGTACGTAGAGATGTATCCGGTGGAGTACCCCTACTCACTTATGCCCAACGCCTTGGCCCACCCCAATTATGCCTTGCCACCTGCTGAGACCCCCTTAGCCTTAGAGCCCTCTTCAGGCCCTGTGCGAGCCAAGCCCACGGCacggggggaggcagggagtcGGGATGAGCGTCGGGCCCTGGCCATGAAGATCCCCTTCCCTACGGACAAGATTGTCAACTTGCCGGTAGATGACTTTAATGAGCTGTTGGCACGGTACCCGCTGACAGAAAGCCAGCTGGCACTAGTCCGGGACATTCGACGGCGGGGCAAGAATAAGGTGGCTGCCCAGAACTGTCGCAAGAGAAAGCTGGAAACCATCGTGCAGCTGGAGCGGGAGCTGGAGCGGCTGGGCAGTGAGCGGGAGCGGCTgctcagggcccgtggggaggccGACAGGACCCTGGAGGTTATGCGCCAACAGCTGGCCGAGCTGTACCGTGACATTTTCCAGCACCTTCGGGATGAAGCTGGCAACAACTACTCCCCTGAAGAGTATGCGTTGCAACAGGCTGCTGATGGGGCCATCTTCCTCGTGCCCCGGGGAAGCAAGATGGAAGCCTCAGACTGA